A region of Vespula vulgaris chromosome 1, iyVesVulg1.1, whole genome shotgun sequence DNA encodes the following proteins:
- the LOC127071531 gene encoding cytochrome c oxidase assembly protein COX18, mitochondrial isoform X1, with the protein MISFRYCVTHITNLHSSICIFRKINNKIIYISSYSSFKNSLVNINNHFKTQLIHSPDIVNNAISKGRSNQTNHILTINRTKQNSIYKKKCKFISTHTSLCKVINKRSSYFGTNPLFVKSDFTTRNCSNVRQISSFFERATDSLYTNYVNLIYVISGSTPVEFTQDSLVWLHTYTGLPWWATIVLATSLLRLTISLPLSVYQQNINAKLENLKHEMVGITTNLRRKSKEDMFKYEWSEEYTRRMYNRSVRKAWKDLIVRDNCHPMKNIFLLYIEVPILILLTFSLRNLCYMFPEPNIYAYEIYNELTTGGFGWILNLAEIDHFFILPILIGLINLANIEIAVMMRLKEPTRLQKGFFIFFRLVALAIIPLAPYIPSSLSLYWMTSSAFSLCQKLLLISPKFRRLTRIPETESELSHPYSYLYEKIKSRINFEAQLMRKLK; encoded by the exons ATGATAAGTTTTCGCTATTGTGTAACGCATATTACAAACTTACATAGTAGTATTTGTATATTtcgtaaaatcaataataaaatcatttatataagttCATATTcctcttttaaaaattcattagtTAATATCAATAACCATTTCAAGACACAATTGATTCATTCTCCtgatattgttaataatgCAATATCAAAAGGACGTTCTAATCAAACTAATCATATATTGACAATTAATAGAACTAAacaaaatagtatatataaaaaaaaatgtaaatttatttccacGCATACATCTCTATGTAAAGTCATAAATAAACGATCATCATATTTTGGGACAAATCCACTTTTTGTCAAAAGTGATTTTACTACACGAAATTGTTCCAATGTAAGACAAATATCAAGTTTTTTCGAACGAGCGACTGATAGTTTGTATACGAATTatgttaatttaatatatgttatatctgGAAGTACACCTGTGGAATTTACTCAAGATTCTTTAGTATGGTTACATACTTACACAGGTTTACCATGGTGGGCAACTATAGTATTGGCGACTAGTTTACTACGATTAACCATTAGTTTACCATTATCAGTATATCag cAAAATATAAATGCTAAGCtagaaaatttaaaacatGAGATGGTAGGTATTACTACAAATTTGAGAAGGAAATCTAAAGAGGACATGTTTAAATATGAATGGTCAGAAGAGTATACAAGGCGTATGTATAATCGTTCG GTAAGAAAAGCATGGAAGGACTTGATTGTTAGAGATAATTGTCATCCAATGAAAAAcatatttctcttatatatagaAGTTCCAATATTGATACTATTAACGTTTTCACTCAGAAACTTATGTTATATGTTTCCTGAACCTAATATTT atgcttatgaaatttataatgaacTCACAACGGGTGGTTTTGGTTGGATATTAAATTTGGCAGAAatagatcatttttttatattacctaTATTGATTGGTCTAATAAATTTAGCTAATATAGAG ATTGCAGTCATGATGAGATTAAAGGAACCTACACGACTGCAAAAaggtttctttattttttttagattagtAGCACTTGCAATAATACCTCTAGCACCATATATACCTTCT tCTCTGAGCTTATATTGGATGACAAGCAGTGCTTTTAGTCTGTGTCAAAAACTTTTGTTGATATCACCAAAATTTCGTAGATTAACAAGAATTCCAGAAACTGAATCAGAATTATCACATCCATATAGTTATTTATATGAGAAGATAAAGAgtagaataaattttgaagCACAATTGATGAGAAAGTTAAAATGA
- the LOC127071531 gene encoding cytochrome c oxidase assembly protein COX18, mitochondrial isoform X2 — MVGITTNLRRKSKEDMFKYEWSEEYTRRMYNRSVRKAWKDLIVRDNCHPMKNIFLLYIEVPILILLTFSLRNLCYMFPEPNIYAYEIYNELTTGGFGWILNLAEIDHFFILPILIGLINLANIEIAVMMRLKEPTRLQKGFFIFFRLVALAIIPLAPYIPSSLSLYWMTSSAFSLCQKLLLISPKFRRLTRIPETESELSHPYSYLYEKIKSRINFEAQLMRKLK, encoded by the exons ATGGTAGGTATTACTACAAATTTGAGAAGGAAATCTAAAGAGGACATGTTTAAATATGAATGGTCAGAAGAGTATACAAGGCGTATGTATAATCGTTCG GTAAGAAAAGCATGGAAGGACTTGATTGTTAGAGATAATTGTCATCCAATGAAAAAcatatttctcttatatatagaAGTTCCAATATTGATACTATTAACGTTTTCACTCAGAAACTTATGTTATATGTTTCCTGAACCTAATATTT atgcttatgaaatttataatgaacTCACAACGGGTGGTTTTGGTTGGATATTAAATTTGGCAGAAatagatcatttttttatattacctaTATTGATTGGTCTAATAAATTTAGCTAATATAGAG ATTGCAGTCATGATGAGATTAAAGGAACCTACACGACTGCAAAAaggtttctttattttttttagattagtAGCACTTGCAATAATACCTCTAGCACCATATATACCTTCT tCTCTGAGCTTATATTGGATGACAAGCAGTGCTTTTAGTCTGTGTCAAAAACTTTTGTTGATATCACCAAAATTTCGTAGATTAACAAGAATTCCAGAAACTGAATCAGAATTATCACATCCATATAGTTATTTATATGAGAAGATAAAGAgtagaataaattttgaagCACAATTGATGAGAAAGTTAAAATGA
- the LOC127071567 gene encoding probable chitinase 10, whose product MKFNAALLLALLCMSLYLFEYSMAQVMPYPGDCTKYQQCDASGCFVLSCGAGTEFNPAIGTCDYPLQNREGCNNRG is encoded by the exons ATGAAGTTTAACGCTGCTTTATTGTTAGCGCTCCTTTGTATGAGTTTATATCTATTTGAGTATTCAATG GCTCAAGTTATGCCGTATCCTGGTGATTGTACTAAATATCAACAATGCGATGCCAGTGGTTGTTTTGTATTGAGTTGCGGTGCTGGCACCGAATTTAATCCTGCGATTGGAACGTGCGATTATCCTTTGCAAAATCGGGAAGGTTGTAATAATCGAggataa